One window from the genome of Cryptomeria japonica chromosome 6, Sugi_1.0, whole genome shotgun sequence encodes:
- the LOC131051069 gene encoding calmodulin calcium-dependent NAD kinase isoform X1: protein MRFLVASLGLLVVAQRILNEIYKKSTQHDKLMPRIELTKGGHVKKLERFGEYVVRQLGIMTPDGDSRLSKLAEEYLRGDKSNSDGSPESICLYLSDMYPEGEIESLYKLIIDEIDSCILSYFAFQWDHSMFMINQVLQNKSQRKKLQSAVFNATRKQRVGRVIKDLKTKNVFSTLLQQFKAIGHHANLHSETNVVVPVNANDRSPVLLLIGGGMGVGKSTAVKDIMKSCFWANAAKNAVVVEADAFKETDVVYQALNSSGRHDYLETSELVHQTSLDAAESLLVTALNEGRDVIFDGTMSWEPFVIQTISMARDVHRRQYRRGPGYQIAEDGSVQENYWEPVEDADPPNVLKAHESILSNGTSDTEAIRKPLTNVRKPYRIELVGVICDAHLAVVRGVRRAIMTKRAVRVKEQLKSIKRFATALPNYYDLVDQVKIYSTNDIGGPAQIIGWKEGSSKMLVDPESIKAVTKLASLNENARSVYELYGSVNGRVELDNAMKEVLSPERALRQKQLLSKIQSIETHLLHRNSGSITSSHSASSVSCSDYSRQSSLDSSDSSWHASDHSPENNKESVDQDSS from the exons ATGCGTTTTCTTGTAGCATCCCTTGGGCTACTAGTAGTAGCACAAAGAATTCTGAATGAAATTTATAAGAAGTCTACGCAACATGATAAGTTGATGCCACGTATAGAGCTGACAAAAGGTGGCCATGTCAAGAAGCTTGAGCGGTTTGGGGAATATGTAG TTCGGCAACTTGGTATTATGACACCTGATGGTGATTCTCGCCTTTCCAAACTTGCTGAAGAGTATTTGAGGGGAGATAAAAGCAATTCTGATGGGAGTCCAGAAAGCATCTGTCTATATCTTTCTGATATGTACCCTGAAGGCGAAATTGAATCTCTCTATAAATTGATAATAGATGAGATAGATAGCTGCATACTAAGTTACTTTGCATTTCAATGGGATCACTCTATGTTTATGATTAATCAG GTTCTACAGAATAAATCTCAGAGGAAAAAGCTTCAATCTGCTGTGTTTAATGCTACCAG GAAACAACGTGTTGGACGGGTTATAAAGGATCTCAAGACAAAAAATGTATTTTCTACTCTATTGCAGCAGTTTAAAGCTATTGGCCACCATGCCAATCTTCATAGTGAGACGAATGTAGTTGTGCCAGTGAATGCAAATGATAGAAGCCCTGTGCTGCTTCTAATTGGGGGCGGGATGGGAGTTGGAAAGAGTACGGCGGTCAAAGATATAATGAAAAG CTGCTTCTGGGCAAATGCAGCCAAAAATGCTGTGGTAGTGGAAGCAGATGCTTTCAAGGAAACAGATGTTGTATACCAGGCCTTGAATTCGAGTGGGCGTCATGATTACTTGGAAACATCAGAACTG GTGCATCAAACATCACTCGATGCCGCAGAGTCTCTCCTTGTCACCGCCTTGAATGAGGGTCGTGATGTAATATTTGATGGCACGATGTCCTGGGAACCATTTGTTATACAGACAATTTCCATGGCTCGAGATGTCCATCGTAGACAATATCGGAGGGGTCCAGGCTATCAGATAGCAGAGGATGGTTCTGTACAAGAAAACTATTGGGAACCAGTTGAGGATGCTGATCCTCCCAATGTTTTGAAAGCCCATGAAAGCATATTGAGTAATGGAACCTCAGACACGGAAGCAATTAGAAAGCCACTTACAAATGTGAGGAAACCATACAGAATAGAGCTTGTTGGAGTCATCTGTGATGCACATCTTGCAGTAGTTCGTGGAGTGAG GAGAGCCATAATGACAAAACGAGCTGTGAGGGTTAAAGAGCAATTgaaatcaatcaaaagatttgctACTGCTCTTCCCAATTATTATGACTTGGTTGATCAAGTAAAAATATATAGTACAAATGACATTGGAGGGCCAGCACAG ATAATAGGATGGAAAGAGGGGAGCAGTAAAATGCTTGTTGATCCTGAAAGCATCAAAGCTGTGACTAAGTTAGCCTCTTTGAATGAGAATGCAAGATCCGTGTATGAATTGTACGGTTCAGTGAATGGCAGAGTTGAGCTAGACAATGCTATGAAAGAAGTATTATCTCCTGAAAGAGCCTTGCGTCAGAAGCAGTTGCTGAGTAAAATTCAATCTATTGAAACTCATTTGCTCCATAGAAATTCAGGTAGCATCACCTCCAGCCACTCTGCATCCTCTGTTTCATGCTCTGACTACAGCCGACAGTCTTCACTCGACTCTTCAGATTCTAGTTGGCATGCATCTGATCACAGTCCAGAGAACAATAAAGAGAGTGTCGATCAAGATTCTTCCTGA
- the LOC131051069 gene encoding calmodulin calcium-dependent NAD kinase isoform X2: MRFLVASLGLLVVAQRILNEIYKKSTQHDKLMPRIELTKGGHVKKLERFGEYVVRQLGIMTPDGDSRLSKLAEEYLRGDKSNSDGSPESICLYLSDMYPEGEIESLYKLIIDEIDSCILSYFAFQWDHSMFMINQVLQNKSQRKKLQSAVFNATRKQRVGRVIKDLKTKNVFSTLLQQFKAIGHHANLHSETNVVVPVNANDRSPVLLLIGGGMGVGKSTAVKDIMKSCFWANAAKNAVVVEADAFKETDVVYQALNSSGRHDYLETSELVHQTSLDAAESLLVTALNEGRDVIFDGTMSWEPFVIQTISMARDVHRRQYRRGPGYQIAEDGSVQENYWEPVEDADPPNVLKAHESILSNGTSDTEAIRKPLTNVRKPYRIELVGVICDAHLAVVRGVRRAIMTKRAVRVKEQLKSIKRFATALPNYYDLVDQVKIYSTNDIGGPAQLPSIGNCSDNRMERGEQ; the protein is encoded by the exons ATGCGTTTTCTTGTAGCATCCCTTGGGCTACTAGTAGTAGCACAAAGAATTCTGAATGAAATTTATAAGAAGTCTACGCAACATGATAAGTTGATGCCACGTATAGAGCTGACAAAAGGTGGCCATGTCAAGAAGCTTGAGCGGTTTGGGGAATATGTAG TTCGGCAACTTGGTATTATGACACCTGATGGTGATTCTCGCCTTTCCAAACTTGCTGAAGAGTATTTGAGGGGAGATAAAAGCAATTCTGATGGGAGTCCAGAAAGCATCTGTCTATATCTTTCTGATATGTACCCTGAAGGCGAAATTGAATCTCTCTATAAATTGATAATAGATGAGATAGATAGCTGCATACTAAGTTACTTTGCATTTCAATGGGATCACTCTATGTTTATGATTAATCAG GTTCTACAGAATAAATCTCAGAGGAAAAAGCTTCAATCTGCTGTGTTTAATGCTACCAG GAAACAACGTGTTGGACGGGTTATAAAGGATCTCAAGACAAAAAATGTATTTTCTACTCTATTGCAGCAGTTTAAAGCTATTGGCCACCATGCCAATCTTCATAGTGAGACGAATGTAGTTGTGCCAGTGAATGCAAATGATAGAAGCCCTGTGCTGCTTCTAATTGGGGGCGGGATGGGAGTTGGAAAGAGTACGGCGGTCAAAGATATAATGAAAAG CTGCTTCTGGGCAAATGCAGCCAAAAATGCTGTGGTAGTGGAAGCAGATGCTTTCAAGGAAACAGATGTTGTATACCAGGCCTTGAATTCGAGTGGGCGTCATGATTACTTGGAAACATCAGAACTG GTGCATCAAACATCACTCGATGCCGCAGAGTCTCTCCTTGTCACCGCCTTGAATGAGGGTCGTGATGTAATATTTGATGGCACGATGTCCTGGGAACCATTTGTTATACAGACAATTTCCATGGCTCGAGATGTCCATCGTAGACAATATCGGAGGGGTCCAGGCTATCAGATAGCAGAGGATGGTTCTGTACAAGAAAACTATTGGGAACCAGTTGAGGATGCTGATCCTCCCAATGTTTTGAAAGCCCATGAAAGCATATTGAGTAATGGAACCTCAGACACGGAAGCAATTAGAAAGCCACTTACAAATGTGAGGAAACCATACAGAATAGAGCTTGTTGGAGTCATCTGTGATGCACATCTTGCAGTAGTTCGTGGAGTGAG GAGAGCCATAATGACAAAACGAGCTGTGAGGGTTAAAGAGCAATTgaaatcaatcaaaagatttgctACTGCTCTTCCCAATTATTATGACTTGGTTGATCAAGTAAAAATATATAGTACAAATGACATTGGAGGGCCAGCACAG CTGCCGTCAATTGGTAATTGTTCAGATAATAGGATGGAAAGAGGGGAGCAGTAA